In the Rhinatrema bivittatum chromosome 6, aRhiBiv1.1, whole genome shotgun sequence genome, one interval contains:
- the LOC115093430 gene encoding uncharacterized protein LOC115093430 yields MQRASLRWMQQLLSTQDLPSAETEQAERLEGAIAYGADALYDLLRVQAKAMASTVSARCLLWLCNWSADASSKAQLGTLPFKGKLLFGEDLEQLIKFLGENKVHKLPEDRPKQSTSFFPTRTRFRGQRWYGNRARGSYPRGGVSSPSRGLILFWTVEASGMATSNTRPPSPLPNEIRSVHSSARILGGRLSLFREEWANITSDHWVLEVIEHGYALEFARDLSDLYLVSPCSPSKRPVVCQTLVRLQELGAIIPVPVQEQCAGQYSIYFVIPKKDNSFHPILDLKRVNRALRVPRFKIKTLRVVIAAVCPGEFLASLDLTEAYLHIPILQEHQKFLCFHILG; encoded by the coding sequence atgcagcgggcaagtcttaggtggatgcaacaattactcagcacccaggacctcccgtctgcagagacGGAGCAGGCGGAACGTTTGGAGGGCGCCATCGCATATGGCGCGGATGCCCTTTATGACTTGCTTCGCGTCCAGGCAAAGGCTATGGCTTCCACAGTTTCGGCCAGATGCCTCCTCTGGCTATGCAATTGGTCCGCGGATGCTTCATCGAAGGCTCAACTGGGCactcttccctttaagggcaagttgctttttggggaggacctggaacagcttattaaattcTTGGgcgagaacaaggttcataagctgccggaggaccgccCCAAACAGTCGACGTCTTTCTTTCCGACTCGTACCCGCTTTAGGGGGCAACGCTGGTACGGCAACAGGGCGCGTGGTTCATATCCTAGAGGCGGCGTATCCAGTCCCAGTCGTGGTCTCATTCTTTTCTGGACCGTTGAGGCTTCTGGGATGGCCACCAGCAACACCCGGCCACCAAGTCCGCTCCCCAATGAGATCCGGTCAGTCCATTCCTCCGCACGAATCTTAGGTGGGCGTCTTTCTCTGTTTCGCGAGGAATGGGCCAACATCACGTCCGATCACtgggtcctcgaggtgatagAACATGGTTACGCGTTAGAGTTTGCCCGGGACCTCTCAGATCTATATCTCGTTTCCCCTTGCAGCCCGTCCAAGAGGCCCGTGGTCTGTCAAACCCTGGTCAGGCTCCAGGAACTGGGGGCGATCATTCCAGTGCCAGTACAAGAACAatgcgccggccagtattccatttacttcgtcatTCCCAAGAAAGACAATTCCTTccatccaatcctggatctcaaaagggtcaaccgggccctcaggGTTCCCCGTTTCAAAATAAAGACCCTGAGGGTGGTGATCGCAGCGGTCTGCCCCGGCGAATTTCTAGCCTCCCTCgacctgacggaggcttatctccacattccAATTCTGCAAGAACATCAAAAATTTCTTTGTTTTCATATCCTGGGCTAG